The Vespa velutina chromosome 4, iVesVel2.1, whole genome shotgun sequence genome has a window encoding:
- the LOC124948971 gene encoding leucine-rich repeat-containing protein 40-like isoform X1 yields MSKSTKKFNHCAVFKQRTKNDDNAELSNFMILCARKTGQLNLSSRGLFTVPNRVWTINELTEDELKKLNFELDYDETEQRWWEQESLKTLDLSCNSLITIDAQIKNLNDLTELDLHSNLLQKLPMEIGNLTKMMTLDLSHNKLEVLPIQFYHLLELRNLNLKYNILKELDTGITDLIMLSHLDLSHNNLIELPIGMGYLVRLIFLDVSYNSLQNLPPDIMSMRALQTLIANSNELKELPSLSELRKVETIMFQNNKLIIFPDLSGCVALKELYLSENNIVDINMLHLEEVRQLKILTLGSNSIKAIPEGIIQLINLEYFDLSNNNISLIPVCIGIMPNLKKFSVEGNNVQNVRADIIRCGTSRILKHLQQSIDTANINVNDSVLSNTSTIAYPNKYMMKNTRMLSLAGHGLTELPIEVLEDANAAGVTLIDLSRNHMRELPEMLSIITTVTDLKLTSNNLTYLPEWIGEKYERLQALDLSKNHLLSLPSTIALFKYLRDIDISFNRFTELPEHIYEISTLETLMVNDNLIANIDVSSLKKLKRLSILNLANNNIDNVPAELGNLTNIRSLMLSGNCFKNPRQAILAKSTNEILEYLRNRIPEQS; encoded by the exons atgagTAAGAgtacaaaaaaatttaatcattgtGCTGTGTTTAAGCAACGAAcgaaaaatgacgataatgctgaattatcgaattttatgATTCTATGTGCAAGAAAAACTGGTCAACTTAATCTCTCGTCGAGAGGATTATTTACtg TACCAAATAGGGTATGGACTATAAATGAGTTAACAGaggatgaattaaaaaaattaaattttgaactTGATTATGATGAAACAGAGCAGCGATGGTGGGAACAAGAATCTTTAAAAACATTAGACTTAAGTTGTAATAGTCTAATTACTATTGatgcacaaataaaaaatttaaatgatcttACTGAACTAGAT TTACACAGCAACTTATTACAAAAATTGCCAATGGAAATAGGAAATTTAACTAAAATGATGACTTTAGATTTATCGCATAATAAATTGGAAGTACTACCTATTCAATTTTACCATCTTCTGGAATTACGTAATTTAAACTTGAAgtacaatattttaaaagagctTGATACTGGAATTACtgatttaataatgttaagCCATTTG gatttatctcataataatttaattgaattaccCATTGGAATGGGATACCTTGTTAGATTGATTTTTCTGGATGTAAGCTATAATTCCTTACAAAATTTACCACCTGACATAATGAGTATGAGAG CATTACAAACCTTGATTGCAAATTctaatgaattaaaagaattaccATCTTTAAGTGAATTAAGAAAAGTTGAAACAATAATGTttcaaaataacaaattaataatatttcctgATTTATCTGGATGTGTCGCACTGAAAGAACTTTATTTATCTGAAAACAATATTGTT GATATTAATATGTTGCATTTAGAAGAAGTAAGgcagttaaaaatattaacattaggGAGTAATAGCATAAAAGCTATTCCAGAAGGAATAATTCAGTTAAtaaatttggaatattttgacttatcaaataataatatatcttt AATACCTGTATGCATTGGCATAATgccaaatttaaaaaaattttctgttGAGGGGAATAATGTACAAAATGTAAGAGCTGATATAATACGATGTGGTACATCTCGCATTTTAAAACACTTACAACAAAGTATAGATACtgcaaatataaatgtaaatgattCAGTATTATCAAATACAAGCACAATTGCCTACCCAAACAa ataTATGATGAAAAATACAAGAATGTTAAGTCTAGCAGGTCACGGTTTAACCGAATTGCCAATAGAAGTATTAGAAGATGCAAATGCAGCTGGCGTAACTTTAATCGATTTAAGTAGAAACCATATGCGTGAATTACCCGAAATGTTGTCCATAATTACTACCGTTACAGATTTGAAACTAACATCTAATAATCTAACATATTTACCAGAATGGATTGGTGAAAAGTACGAACGTTTACAGGCATTGGATTTAAGTAAAAATCATTTGTTATCATTACCATCAACAATtgctttatttaaatatttacgagatattgatatttcttttaacag aTTTACCGAACTACCGGaacatatttatgaaataagtaCTTTAGAAACGTTAATGGtgaatgataatttaatagcGAATATTGATGTCTCATCGTtgaaaaaactaaaaagacTTTCAATTTTGAATCtcgcaaataataatattgacaatGTGCCAGCAGAACTAggaaatttaacaaatataag gTCTCTCATGTTATCCGGAAACTGCTTCAAAAATCCAAGACAAGCTATTTTAGCAAAGAGCACAAATGAAATTCTTGAATATCTTCGTAATCGGATACCTGAACaatcgtaa
- the LOC124948976 gene encoding thioredoxin domain-containing protein 5 homolog, with protein MSANLVNFFILKKQICLLLFMLSQVSSGHEDDMHTIQYTKETFLDEIKKKNSFVMFYAPWCGHCQRLGPTWAQLAEMYNEGDSNIKIAKVDCTIDSTLCSEHDVTGYPTLKFFKAGESKGTKFRGTRDLPSLTFFINDQLGGVSTVEDNTPSPPEPVNGLSELTEESFHSHVEKGYHFIKFYAPWCGHCQKLAPTWEELANSLRNDDSVSISKVDCTSFRSICEEFDIKGYPTLLWIEDGKKMYKYTGQRTHEDLKAYVSAMLKKSAEQSLNKDKSSDSTIHNVLSLTGDSFEHSVEKGVSFVKFFAPWCGHCKRLAPTWEELGRKFFANENVHIAKVDCTLNTSKQLCYEQEVDGFPTLYLYRNGRKVSEYNGPRNLDDLYGFVMNHLRSHDEL; from the exons atgtCGGCGAatctcgtaaatttttttattttaaaaaaacaaatttgccTACTTTTATTTATGCTGAGTCAAGTCAGCAGTGGACATGAAGACGATATGCACACGATACAATATACAAAAGAGACATTTTTGGATgaaatcaaaaagaagaatagcTTTGTGATGTTTTATGCACCTTG gtGTGGTCACTGCCAAAGATTAGGCCCAACATGGGCACAATTAGCTGAAATGTACAACGAAGGagatagtaatataaaaatagcaaAAGTCGATTGTACCATTGACAGTACTCTTTGTAGCGAGCACGATGTTACTGGTTATCCAac ACTTAAGTTCTTCAAAGCAGGAGAATCCAAAGGTACTAAGTTTAGAGGGACACGAGATTTACCTtcgttaacattttttatcaatgatcaaTTGGGAGGTGTATCAACG gtAGAAGATAATACACCTTCTCCTCCAGAACCGGTGAATGGTTTATCTGAATTAACGGAAGAATCATTTCATTCTCATGTTGAGAAAGGTTATcactttattaaattttatgcgCCTTGGTGTGGCCATTGTCAAAAATTGGCTCCAACATGGGAAGAATTAGCTAACAGTCTTCGTAATGATGATTCTGTTAGTATTTCCAAAGTAGATTGTACTTCATTTAGAAGTATATGTGAggaatttgatataaaaggATATCCAACTTTACTTTGGATAGAAGATGGAAAGAAG atgtaTAAGTATACTGGTCAAAGAACTCATGAAGATTTGAAGGCTTATGTATCAGCGATGCTTAAAAAAAGTGCAGAACAGTCtttgaataaagataaaagctCGGATAGTACCATTCATAATGTATTGAGTTTAACAGGTGATAGCTTTGAACACAGTGTTGAAAAAGGTGTttcatttgttaaattttttgcACCTTGGTGCGGACATTGTAAACGTCTCGCACCAACTTGGGAAGAGCTTGGTAGAAAATTTTTTGCTAATGAAAATGTGCATATAGCCAAAGTGGATTGTACACTTAATACAAGCAAGCAGTTGTGTTATGAACAAGAAGTAGATGGTTTTCCGACATTGTACTTATATCGAAATGGTCGTAAAGTTTCGGAGTATAATGGGCCCCGTAATCTCGATGATCTCTATGGATTTGTCATGAATCATTTACGATCTCACGATGAACTATAA
- the LOC124948971 gene encoding leucine-rich repeat-containing protein 40-like isoform X2, which produces MSKSTKKFNHCAVFKQRTKNDDNAELSNFMILCARKTGQLNLSSRGLFTVPNRVWTINELTEDELKKLNFELDYDETEQRWWEQESLKTLDLSCNSLITIDAQIKNLNDLTELDLHSNLLQKLPMEIGNLTKMMTLDLSHNKLEVLPIQFYHLLELRNLNLKYNILKELDTGITDLIMLSHLDLSHNNLIELPIGMGYLVRLIFLDVSYNSLQNLPPDIMSMRALQTLIANSNELKELPSLSELRKVETIMFQNNKLIIFPDLSGCVALKELYLSENNIVDINMLHLEEVRQLKILTLGSNSIKAIPEGIIQLINLEYFDLSNNNISLIPVCIGIMPNLKKFSVEGNNVQNVRADIIRCGTSRILKHLQQSIDTANINVNDSVLSNTSTIAYPNKYMMKNTRMLSLAGHGLTELPIEVLEDANAAGVTLIDLSRNHMRELPEMLSIITTVTDLKLTSNNLTYLPEWIGEKFTELPEHIYEISTLETLMVNDNLIANIDVSSLKKLKRLSILNLANNNIDNVPAELGNLTNIRSLMLSGNCFKNPRQAILAKSTNEILEYLRNRIPEQS; this is translated from the exons atgagTAAGAgtacaaaaaaatttaatcattgtGCTGTGTTTAAGCAACGAAcgaaaaatgacgataatgctgaattatcgaattttatgATTCTATGTGCAAGAAAAACTGGTCAACTTAATCTCTCGTCGAGAGGATTATTTACtg TACCAAATAGGGTATGGACTATAAATGAGTTAACAGaggatgaattaaaaaaattaaattttgaactTGATTATGATGAAACAGAGCAGCGATGGTGGGAACAAGAATCTTTAAAAACATTAGACTTAAGTTGTAATAGTCTAATTACTATTGatgcacaaataaaaaatttaaatgatcttACTGAACTAGAT TTACACAGCAACTTATTACAAAAATTGCCAATGGAAATAGGAAATTTAACTAAAATGATGACTTTAGATTTATCGCATAATAAATTGGAAGTACTACCTATTCAATTTTACCATCTTCTGGAATTACGTAATTTAAACTTGAAgtacaatattttaaaagagctTGATACTGGAATTACtgatttaataatgttaagCCATTTG gatttatctcataataatttaattgaattaccCATTGGAATGGGATACCTTGTTAGATTGATTTTTCTGGATGTAAGCTATAATTCCTTACAAAATTTACCACCTGACATAATGAGTATGAGAG CATTACAAACCTTGATTGCAAATTctaatgaattaaaagaattaccATCTTTAAGTGAATTAAGAAAAGTTGAAACAATAATGTttcaaaataacaaattaataatatttcctgATTTATCTGGATGTGTCGCACTGAAAGAACTTTATTTATCTGAAAACAATATTGTT GATATTAATATGTTGCATTTAGAAGAAGTAAGgcagttaaaaatattaacattaggGAGTAATAGCATAAAAGCTATTCCAGAAGGAATAATTCAGTTAAtaaatttggaatattttgacttatcaaataataatatatcttt AATACCTGTATGCATTGGCATAATgccaaatttaaaaaaattttctgttGAGGGGAATAATGTACAAAATGTAAGAGCTGATATAATACGATGTGGTACATCTCGCATTTTAAAACACTTACAACAAAGTATAGATACtgcaaatataaatgtaaatgattCAGTATTATCAAATACAAGCACAATTGCCTACCCAAACAa ataTATGATGAAAAATACAAGAATGTTAAGTCTAGCAGGTCACGGTTTAACCGAATTGCCAATAGAAGTATTAGAAGATGCAAATGCAGCTGGCGTAACTTTAATCGATTTAAGTAGAAACCATATGCGTGAATTACCCGAAATGTTGTCCATAATTACTACCGTTACAGATTTGAAACTAACATCTAATAATCTAACATATTTACCAGAATGGATTGGTGAAAA aTTTACCGAACTACCGGaacatatttatgaaataagtaCTTTAGAAACGTTAATGGtgaatgataatttaatagcGAATATTGATGTCTCATCGTtgaaaaaactaaaaagacTTTCAATTTTGAATCtcgcaaataataatattgacaatGTGCCAGCAGAACTAggaaatttaacaaatataag gTCTCTCATGTTATCCGGAAACTGCTTCAAAAATCCAAGACAAGCTATTTTAGCAAAGAGCACAAATGAAATTCTTGAATATCTTCGTAATCGGATACCTGAACaatcgtaa